Proteins from a single region of Longimicrobium sp.:
- a CDS encoding phosphotransferase has product MAEWDAEREVTPELALDLVREQFPGIGRTIAPFGFGWDNTAFLVDGDIVFRFPRREIAVPLIEREARLLPRIAPRLPLPIPCPAWIGAPSERFPWPFAGYRILPGRLAFGLADDERRAAARPLAELLRALHGIPTHGLDLPGDEWERTDFARRMPELVERLGGLEAAGVIDDARPWLRLFEAGDFPAPATHRVLVHGDLAERHILVDGANGVCGVIDWGDVHEGDAALDLTILYSFLPPSTRDEFLRVYGDVDARTLRTARLRAAFASTSSTYYAWSIGDLEWVPIGLAAMKLVLEE; this is encoded by the coding sequence ATGGCGGAGTGGGATGCGGAGCGGGAGGTGACGCCGGAGCTTGCGCTCGACCTGGTACGCGAGCAGTTCCCGGGGATCGGCCGCACGATCGCGCCGTTCGGGTTCGGGTGGGACAACACCGCGTTCCTGGTGGACGGCGACATCGTCTTCCGCTTCCCGCGGCGGGAGATCGCGGTGCCGCTGATCGAGCGCGAGGCGCGGCTGCTCCCGCGGATCGCCCCGCGTCTCCCGCTCCCCATCCCCTGCCCCGCGTGGATCGGCGCGCCGTCGGAGCGATTCCCGTGGCCTTTCGCCGGCTACCGGATCCTGCCCGGGCGGCTGGCGTTCGGCCTGGCGGACGACGAGCGCCGCGCCGCCGCCCGCCCGCTCGCCGAGCTCCTGCGCGCGTTGCACGGCATCCCCACGCACGGGCTGGATTTGCCGGGGGATGAGTGGGAGCGCACCGACTTCGCGCGCCGCATGCCGGAGCTTGTGGAGCGCCTAGGCGGGCTGGAGGCGGCCGGCGTGATCGACGATGCGCGGCCGTGGCTGCGGCTGTTCGAGGCGGGCGATTTCCCCGCGCCGGCAACGCACCGCGTCCTGGTCCACGGCGACCTGGCGGAGCGGCACATCCTCGTCGATGGCGCGAACGGCGTCTGCGGCGTCATCGACTGGGGCGACGTCCACGAGGGCGACGCCGCGCTCGATCTCACCATCCTCTACTCCTTCCTGCCCCCCTCCACCCGCGACGAGTTCCTGCGCGTCTACGGCGATGTGGACGCGCGGACGCTGCGTACGGCACGGCTGCGCGCGGCGTTCGCCTCCACCTCGTCGACGTACTACGCCTGGTCGATCGGCGACCTGGAGTGGGTGCCGATCGGGCTCGCCGCGATGAAGCTCGTGCTGGAGGAGTGA
- a CDS encoding sugar nucleotide-binding protein translates to MRILITGGGGLLGRTLIATAPAGMEVHATQRTTPVPASAKAHVVDLADDAAVEALFAEVRPEAVIHTAYGRTDFERDIILATRNVADACGRTGAALVHISTDVVFDGEHAPYAESDPPSPITDYGRRKAEAERVVRQLAPTAAVVRTSLIVRTDGEDATVAQLRDGTLPPAFADELRSAIAAEDLAAQLWELAAMPRERLSGVWHLAGPEAVSRYTLAVLLALPHGLHDRIVPGLNRDFTPKRPRDLRLLTPRADRELRTRARPISEALTAREPG, encoded by the coding sequence ATGCGGATCCTGATCACCGGGGGCGGCGGACTGCTGGGGCGGACGCTGATCGCGACGGCGCCGGCGGGGATGGAGGTGCATGCGACGCAGCGGACGACGCCCGTGCCAGCCTCCGCGAAGGCGCACGTCGTCGACCTGGCGGACGACGCGGCGGTCGAGGCGCTGTTCGCGGAGGTCCGGCCGGAGGCGGTCATCCACACCGCGTACGGGAGGACGGACTTCGAGCGCGACATCATCCTGGCCACGCGCAACGTGGCGGACGCGTGCGGGCGCACGGGCGCGGCGCTGGTGCACATCTCCACCGACGTGGTGTTCGACGGCGAGCACGCACCCTACGCCGAGAGCGACCCGCCGTCGCCGATCACCGACTACGGGCGGCGCAAGGCCGAGGCGGAGCGCGTCGTCCGCCAGCTAGCGCCCACCGCCGCGGTCGTGCGCACCTCGCTGATCGTGCGCACGGACGGGGAGGACGCCACCGTCGCCCAGCTGCGCGACGGCACGCTCCCGCCGGCGTTCGCCGACGAGCTGCGCTCCGCGATCGCGGCGGAGGACCTGGCCGCCCAGCTGTGGGAGCTGGCCGCGATGCCGCGCGAGCGCCTCTCCGGCGTCTGGCATCTCGCCGGACCGGAGGCGGTGAGCCGCTACACGCTTGCCGTGCTCCTGGCGCTTCCGCACGGGCTGCACGACCGCATCGTCCCCGGCCTGAACCGCGACTTCACGCCGAAGCGGCCGCGCGACCTGCGCCTCCTCACCCCCCGCGCCGACCGCGAGCTGCGCACGCGTGCTCGCCCAATCAGCGAGGCGCTCACCGCCCGAGAGCCGGGCTGA
- a CDS encoding putative molybdenum carrier protein has translation MKIVSGGQTGVDRAALDVALELGIECGGWCPAGRMAEDGVIDARYPLRETPSADPAQRTEWNVRDSDATLILTTGAESAGTELTREVARRLGKPVYFFHAGAGEDVGMFRRWLQVANVRTLNVAGPRESESPGIGDDARRILRALLGPSNEFAALPPL, from the coding sequence CGGGCAGACAGGGGTGGATCGGGCGGCGCTGGACGTGGCGCTGGAGCTGGGGATCGAGTGCGGCGGATGGTGCCCGGCCGGGAGGATGGCGGAAGATGGGGTGATCGACGCGCGCTACCCGCTGCGCGAGACGCCGTCCGCCGATCCCGCGCAGCGCACGGAGTGGAACGTGCGCGACTCGGACGCCACGCTCATCCTCACCACCGGCGCGGAGAGCGCGGGGACGGAGCTCACACGCGAGGTGGCGCGGCGGCTGGGGAAGCCAGTCTACTTCTTCCACGCGGGCGCTGGCGAGGACGTGGGGATGTTCCGCCGCTGGCTGCAGGTCGCGAACGTCCGCACCCTCAACGTCGCCGGACCGCGCGAGAGCGAATCGCCCGGCATCGGCGACGACGCGCGCCGCATCCTCCGCGCGCTGCTGGGGCCGAGCAACGAGTTCGCCGCGCTCCCGCCGCTCTAG